One segment of Leuconostoc lactis DNA contains the following:
- the cls gene encoding cardiolipin synthase, protein MLGDSLWIILLILLVANTFGAIITVFSQQRDIASIWAWLLVLILLPVLGFIIFFFVGSRISDKRIFRLRTQEQLGLDQIADNQRRQLEAIEQLLPIPDSATELANLFLRTDESVLTRGNKIKIFTNGPDKFKALFEDIRQATHHVHLEYFTIDDDKIGNQLVDLLTQKAREGVDVHVIFDQFGSHGQHRDMYKRLREAGGVVAPFLMRRFQLLTLRFNFRNHRKIAIIDGKIGYIGGLNVGDQYVDRSKKFGHWRDTHLRIHGDAVLSLQSRFLMDWNATAEENELLVDTAGYFPEIEELSGRAMVQIVSSGPDNDLKQIKQGFMRMFASARSEITIQTPYFIPDSAVLETLEIAIMSGVRVRLMIPDMPDHPFVYRATQYYAQELIAMGAEVYRYDAGFLHSKAVTIDHEIGTVGSANMDIRSFSLNFEANAFVYDPEFATQLEEQFEQDILVSKKLTIEDFENQSYWMKFIQKFSRLFSPIL, encoded by the coding sequence ATGCTAGGAGATTCATTGTGGATAATCCTTTTAATTCTTTTAGTTGCCAACACATTTGGGGCGATTATTACTGTTTTTAGTCAACAACGTGATATTGCATCAATCTGGGCGTGGTTATTAGTCTTGATTCTGTTACCCGTGTTAGGGTTTATCATTTTCTTCTTTGTTGGCAGTCGCATTTCTGATAAGCGGATATTTCGCTTACGGACACAAGAACAACTTGGATTGGATCAAATCGCGGATAACCAACGGCGACAGCTAGAAGCGATTGAGCAATTATTACCGATTCCAGATTCAGCCACTGAGTTGGCGAACTTGTTTTTACGCACAGATGAGTCAGTCTTAACGCGTGGTAACAAGATTAAAATTTTTACCAATGGACCGGATAAATTTAAGGCGTTGTTTGAAGACATTCGGCAGGCCACGCATCATGTCCATCTGGAGTACTTTACGATTGATGATGATAAAATTGGGAACCAATTAGTCGATTTGTTGACGCAAAAAGCGCGCGAAGGTGTGGACGTGCATGTGATTTTTGATCAATTTGGTTCGCATGGTCAACATCGTGACATGTATAAGCGTTTGCGTGAAGCAGGTGGGGTGGTAGCGCCATTCTTAATGCGTCGCTTCCAGCTTTTGACCTTGCGATTTAATTTCCGAAATCATCGTAAGATTGCTATCATTGATGGTAAAATCGGTTACATCGGTGGGTTAAACGTTGGGGACCAGTACGTTGATCGTTCTAAAAAGTTTGGGCATTGGCGGGATACGCATCTGCGGATTCATGGTGATGCGGTCTTATCACTGCAAAGTCGTTTCTTGATGGATTGGAATGCCACGGCTGAAGAAAACGAATTACTTGTCGATACTGCCGGCTACTTTCCTGAAATTGAGGAATTGTCCGGACGTGCGATGGTTCAAATTGTATCGAGTGGGCCAGATAATGATTTAAAGCAAATTAAACAAGGCTTTATGCGGATGTTTGCTTCGGCTCGTTCAGAAATTACGATTCAAACACCGTATTTCATTCCGGACTCAGCCGTACTAGAAACCTTAGAAATCGCGATTATGTCAGGTGTTCGGGTGCGTTTGATGATTCCGGATATGCCAGATCATCCGTTCGTTTATCGGGCAACACAGTATTATGCACAAGAATTAATTGCCATGGGAGCGGAAGTGTATCGTTATGATGCTGGTTTCTTACACAGTAAGGCAGTCACCATCGATCATGAAATTGGCACCGTTGGGTCAGCCAATATGGATATTCGGTCATTCTCATTGAATTTTGAAGCCAATGCGTTTGTCTATGATCCAGAGTTTGCAACACAGTTAGAAGAACAGTTTGAACAAGACATTTTAGTGTCAAAAAAATTGACAATTGAGGATTTTGAGAATCAGTCATATTGGATGAAATTTATTCAAAAGTTCAGCCGACTCTTCTCACCAATACTATGA
- a CDS encoding amino acid ABC transporter ATP-binding protein — protein sequence MLEIKQLTKTYTTNTIFKALDLSVADGEVLSIVGPSGIGKTTLIKILAGLETADAGEVRLNGEQLAIDGTRADAKVGLIFQDFNLFPNYTVIENIMLAPINVSRLSRDAAKAKATALLTTLGMADKAALYPYQLSGGQKQRVAIARALAMDPKILAYDEPTSGLDEASTKQVAEVVKTLKAQGVTQLIITHDQPFAEMVSDRVFDFATEVSR from the coding sequence ATGTTAGAAATTAAACAGTTAACGAAAACATATACCACAAATACAATTTTTAAAGCGTTGGATTTATCGGTAGCAGATGGTGAAGTACTCAGTATTGTCGGCCCATCAGGTATTGGTAAAACAACCTTGATTAAAATTTTAGCTGGTCTGGAAACGGCCGATGCTGGTGAAGTACGCCTCAACGGTGAACAGCTAGCCATTGACGGCACGCGTGCGGATGCGAAGGTTGGTTTGATCTTTCAAGATTTTAATCTTTTTCCAAACTACACCGTGATTGAAAATATTATGCTCGCGCCCATTAACGTAAGCCGGCTGTCACGTGATGCGGCTAAGGCCAAGGCGACAGCGTTGTTAACCACGCTTGGTATGGCTGATAAGGCAGCGTTATATCCCTACCAACTATCGGGTGGGCAAAAACAGCGGGTTGCGATTGCACGGGCGTTGGCAATGGATCCCAAAATTTTGGCCTATGATGAACCAACCAGTGGTTTAGATGAGGCGTCAACTAAGCAGGTTGCGGAAGTCGTGAAAACGCTCAAAGCGCAAGGTGTGACGCAGTTGATTATTACGCACGATCAACCTTTTGCAGAAATGGTATCGGATCGCGTGTTTGATTTTGCAACGGAGGTCAGTCGCTGA
- a CDS encoding ATP-dependent Clp protease ATP-binding subunit, with protein MASQDPFGFGNINFDDMMRAMNEQMQAAQNGQQANFGTQQKNKKDKQNNRSTLLDEFGINLTQQARDGKLDPVIGRDSEISRTIEILNRRTKNNPVLIGEPGVGKTAVVEGLAQAIVHNKVPEKLQSKEIIRLDMSALVQGTAMRGQFEARMRQLMQEVADNDDIILFIDEVHEIMGAGNAEGGMDAGNILKPALARGEFQLIGATTLNEYRKIEKDGAIARRFQPVQVNEPSMAATIKILEGIQQRYEDYHHVVYTDEAIAAAVSLSDRYLPERFLPDKAIDLIDEAGSRKNLSMKIADPKAIQAKIDSADKLKQAAIDQENFEKASYWRDQVNQLESQKAQVEAHPEMFKPQPVTEQDILTIIEDKTDIPVGDLKDNEANQLRELDAHLSAHVIGQDAAVQTVAKAIRRNRIGLTKSGRPIGSFLFVGPTGVGKTELAKQLAKEMFGSKDALIRFDMSEYMEKHAVSKMIGAPAGYVGYEEAGQLTEQVRRRPYSLVLIDEVEKAHPDVMNMFLQILDDGRLTDAQGHVVSFKDTVIIMTSNAGSTDTGNTPMGFNQIDAQSKLLQRLENYFRPEFLNRFDDIVEFDQLTQDHLLTIVDLLLADMNANLADNQLHVTVSDAAKQQLAKLGYNPALGARPLRRVIQDQIADQLADYYLLHPESTNLYADLDAETNQIIISEEAYVKA; from the coding sequence ATGGCATCACAAGACCCATTCGGATTTGGAAATATTAATTTTGATGATATGATGCGCGCCATGAATGAGCAAATGCAGGCCGCACAAAATGGTCAACAAGCCAACTTTGGCACTCAACAAAAAAATAAAAAAGATAAACAAAATAATCGCTCAACACTACTCGACGAATTTGGAATTAATTTAACACAACAAGCCCGTGACGGTAAGTTAGATCCGGTTATCGGTCGTGATAGCGAAATTTCCCGCACCATCGAGATATTAAATCGTCGTACCAAGAATAATCCTGTGCTTATCGGGGAACCAGGTGTTGGTAAAACAGCTGTTGTTGAAGGACTCGCACAAGCAATTGTTCACAATAAAGTCCCTGAAAAATTGCAATCAAAAGAGATTATCCGACTTGACATGTCTGCGCTTGTGCAAGGTACGGCAATGCGTGGTCAGTTTGAAGCCCGTATGCGGCAACTGATGCAAGAAGTCGCCGACAATGACGATATCATTTTGTTTATTGACGAAGTGCATGAAATCATGGGTGCCGGTAATGCCGAAGGTGGCATGGATGCTGGTAACATCCTAAAACCTGCTTTGGCGCGTGGTGAATTCCAATTGATTGGCGCCACGACTTTAAACGAATACCGTAAAATTGAAAAAGATGGCGCGATTGCTCGTCGGTTCCAACCTGTACAGGTAAACGAACCTTCAATGGCTGCCACAATTAAGATTTTAGAAGGGATTCAGCAACGTTACGAAGATTACCACCATGTTGTTTACACAGATGAAGCGATTGCTGCCGCGGTATCATTATCCGACCGTTACTTGCCAGAACGCTTCTTGCCAGACAAAGCGATTGATTTAATTGATGAAGCCGGTTCACGGAAGAACTTGTCTATGAAAATTGCTGATCCTAAAGCGATTCAGGCCAAAATCGACTCAGCCGACAAGCTCAAACAAGCAGCGATCGATCAAGAAAACTTTGAGAAAGCCAGCTATTGGCGTGATCAAGTCAACCAACTCGAATCGCAAAAAGCACAAGTTGAAGCCCATCCAGAAATGTTTAAGCCACAACCTGTCACTGAACAAGATATCCTAACAATCATCGAAGATAAAACGGACATTCCAGTTGGTGACTTGAAAGATAACGAAGCAAACCAACTTCGCGAGTTAGATGCGCACTTGTCAGCCCATGTGATTGGTCAAGATGCGGCCGTACAAACTGTGGCGAAAGCCATTCGTCGTAATCGTATTGGTTTGACCAAGTCCGGTCGCCCAATTGGCTCATTCCTCTTTGTCGGTCCAACCGGCGTTGGTAAAACTGAATTAGCCAAGCAATTGGCCAAAGAAATGTTTGGCAGCAAAGACGCTTTGATTCGCTTTGATATGTCAGAGTATATGGAAAAGCATGCGGTATCGAAAATGATCGGTGCCCCTGCTGGTTATGTAGGCTATGAAGAAGCTGGCCAACTGACAGAGCAAGTCCGTCGCCGTCCTTATTCCCTCGTCCTCATTGACGAAGTGGAAAAGGCGCATCCAGATGTGATGAATATGTTCTTACAAATTTTGGATGATGGTCGCTTGACCGATGCCCAAGGCCATGTCGTTAGCTTTAAAGATACAGTGATTATCATGACGTCAAACGCTGGTTCCACAGATACCGGTAACACGCCAATGGGCTTCAATCAAATTGATGCCCAAAGCAAGTTACTCCAACGTTTGGAAAATTATTTCCGTCCTGAATTCTTAAATCGTTTTGATGATATTGTGGAATTCGATCAATTGACGCAAGACCATCTCCTCACAATCGTTGACTTACTGTTAGCCGATATGAACGCTAATTTGGCAGATAATCAACTCCACGTCACGGTAAGCGACGCTGCAAAGCAACAACTCGCCAAGCTGGGTTATAACCCAGCTCTAGGCGCACGGCCACTACGTCGTGTCATTCAAGATCAAATCGCCGATCAACTGGCTGATTATTATCTATTACATCCTGAAAGTACCAATTTGTACGCTGATTTGGATGCTGAAACAAATCAAATTATTATTTCCGAAGAAGCCTACGTTAAGGCATAA
- the yfmF gene encoding EF-P 5-aminopentanol modification-associated protein YfmF encodes MKKIQLKPGVTLVVHPTTQFKTLHIAVDFAAPLLTHTISARALLSYLTAVSSQKYPDQQAVAQKTIDLYGAQFQTDVVRFGQTHHVRYHLQLPAPTYIDHAEHLLGDAFAFLRDMIFEPLVTGDQFDQATFDKERQSLINELASLPDDKRRYAMLKLRELTYSAPAMRLPSSGQVRDVEQLTATDVLATYQQMIANDSVNIVVYGDIDAERVVAELAKWPLQARREMVLQPFYRQGLRPATVELSEAQLDINQAILTLSYQLSLPPDDPKRFTALVLNALFGGSALSKLFTNIREKASLAYSIYSRWQHDTGFMTVAAGLDADKVAQTDRMIQAELQAIQAGEFSDEIFDAIKTSLINDYLSQQDSPNSEIELVFSRLLTQRETSTAEWVAAIQAVTPAQVSALADQVILQGRFTLMPEADA; translated from the coding sequence ATGAAAAAAATACAACTTAAGCCTGGTGTGACACTTGTTGTTCACCCAACAACACAATTTAAAACCCTACACATTGCTGTCGATTTTGCGGCGCCGTTACTGACGCATACCATTTCGGCGCGGGCATTATTGTCTTACTTGACCGCTGTCAGTTCGCAAAAGTATCCCGACCAACAAGCCGTTGCGCAAAAAACGATTGATTTGTATGGTGCTCAGTTTCAAACAGATGTGGTGCGTTTTGGCCAAACACACCATGTGCGTTACCATTTACAATTGCCTGCGCCCACTTATATTGACCATGCAGAACATCTCCTTGGGGATGCTTTTGCTTTTTTACGGGATATGATTTTTGAACCGCTGGTGACGGGGGATCAGTTTGATCAAGCGACGTTTGATAAAGAACGTCAAAGTTTGATCAACGAATTAGCAAGTCTACCTGATGATAAGCGCCGCTATGCTATGTTGAAACTGCGAGAACTGACCTATAGTGCGCCGGCCATGCGGTTACCATCTTCTGGTCAAGTGCGTGATGTTGAACAGTTAACGGCGACTGACGTTTTGGCGACGTATCAACAGATGATTGCCAATGATTCAGTCAATATTGTTGTGTACGGTGATATTGACGCTGAGCGTGTGGTGGCTGAATTAGCAAAATGGCCACTACAAGCGCGCCGTGAAATGGTATTACAGCCATTTTATCGTCAAGGCCTACGACCAGCTACCGTTGAATTGTCGGAAGCACAATTAGATATTAATCAGGCCATCCTGACGCTATCTTATCAGTTGAGTTTGCCACCAGATGATCCAAAGCGCTTTACAGCCTTAGTGCTCAACGCTTTATTTGGTGGTTCAGCGTTATCTAAGTTGTTTACCAATATTCGGGAAAAAGCCTCGTTGGCTTATAGTATCTACTCACGTTGGCAGCATGATACTGGCTTTATGACAGTGGCAGCAGGTTTAGATGCGGATAAGGTCGCACAGACGGATCGCATGATTCAAGCCGAATTGCAAGCGATTCAAGCGGGTGAATTTAGTGACGAAATCTTTGATGCGATTAAAACGAGCTTAATTAACGATTATTTAAGTCAACAAGATTCACCTAATAGTGAAATTGAACTTGTCTTTTCTCGATTGTTAACACAACGTGAGACCAGCACAGCGGAGTGGGTAGCGGCTATTCAAGCGGTAACACCAGCGCAAGTGAGTGCATTGGCCGACCAAGTGATTTTACAAGGAAGATTTACATTGATGCCAGAGGCGGATGCATGA
- a CDS encoding amino acid ABC transporter permease, whose product MNYLLEILPSLMSGLKMTLGVFFITIIGSVPLGIIVALGMKSPYFTIRWLINGYIWVMRGTPLLLQLIFVYYGLGMMGITFPRFEAAAIAFIVNYAAYLAEIFRGGLQAIPRGQYDAAKVLGFTRVQTFFKIILPQVIKIIVPSFGNEVINLVKDTSLVYVIGLGDLLRAGNIAASRDVTLVPYLLVGLIYLLMTAVVTVLLRRSETRLNSWR is encoded by the coding sequence ATGAATTATTTGTTAGAAATTTTGCCCAGTTTAATGTCAGGGTTGAAAATGACGTTAGGGGTTTTCTTTATTACCATTATTGGGTCGGTGCCATTAGGTATTATTGTGGCATTGGGGATGAAATCACCTTATTTTACCATTCGCTGGTTGATTAATGGTTATATCTGGGTGATGCGGGGGACACCGCTCCTGTTGCAACTGATTTTCGTCTATTATGGTTTGGGGATGATGGGCATTACTTTTCCCCGTTTTGAAGCTGCTGCGATTGCCTTTATCGTCAACTATGCAGCTTATCTCGCCGAAATTTTCCGTGGTGGGTTGCAAGCAATTCCGCGTGGCCAATATGACGCTGCGAAAGTATTAGGCTTTACGCGCGTCCAAACATTTTTCAAGATTATCTTGCCACAAGTGATTAAAATTATCGTGCCATCATTTGGTAATGAAGTGATTAATTTGGTTAAAGATACGTCATTAGTTTATGTCATCGGTTTGGGTGACTTGTTACGAGCAGGAAACATTGCGGCTAGCCGTGATGTGACGTTGGTGCCTTATTTGTTGGTTGGGCTGATTTATTTGCTGATGACGGCCGTTGTGACAGTCCTCTTACGCCGTAGTGAAACGCGATTGAATAGTTGGAGATAA
- a CDS encoding rod shape-determining protein has protein sequence MAFSFGQRNVGIDLGTANTYVYIEGRGIVLREPSVVARNTQTNEVVAVGSEAKDMLGRTPASIAAIRPMRDGVIADYDTTVAMIRYYLQKALGGRIGKPYVTIGVPAGVTAVERRAVIDAARVAGARDAYVIEEPFAAAVGAGLPVMDPTGSMVVDMGGGTTDVATISLGGIVSSRSIRIAGDKLDEAIANFVRNKYNVTIGEPTAERLKIEIGAASLELARTLPNASVRGRDLLTGLPKTIDVTAEDVALAIQEPVQEIVVAIRETLESTQPEIAADVIDHGMVLTGGGAFLRDFDKIIQEATKVPVLIANEPLDAVAIGTGEALKSIDVMRQG, from the coding sequence GTGGCATTTTCATTTGGACAACGAAACGTTGGTATCGATCTTGGTACAGCCAATACATATGTATATATTGAAGGACGCGGCATTGTTTTGCGTGAGCCGTCTGTGGTCGCACGTAACACACAAACGAATGAAGTCGTTGCAGTCGGATCAGAAGCCAAGGATATGCTTGGCCGGACACCGGCAAGTATTGCTGCTATTCGACCAATGCGTGATGGTGTGATTGCTGATTACGATACAACGGTTGCCATGATTCGTTATTATTTGCAAAAGGCATTGGGTGGTCGTATTGGTAAGCCATACGTCACAATTGGGGTGCCTGCAGGTGTGACAGCTGTTGAACGTCGTGCGGTGATTGATGCCGCACGTGTGGCTGGTGCGCGTGATGCGTATGTCATTGAAGAACCATTTGCCGCTGCTGTCGGGGCTGGTTTGCCCGTCATGGATCCAACTGGTTCAATGGTTGTGGATATGGGTGGTGGCACAACGGACGTGGCCACGATTTCACTTGGTGGTATTGTTTCAAGCCGTTCAATTCGTATCGCCGGCGACAAGTTAGATGAAGCCATTGCCAATTTTGTACGTAATAAGTACAACGTGACCATTGGTGAACCAACTGCGGAACGTTTAAAGATTGAAATTGGGGCAGCGTCGCTTGAATTAGCACGCACATTGCCAAATGCTTCAGTCCGTGGTCGCGATTTGTTGACAGGTTTGCCTAAGACAATTGATGTGACAGCGGAAGATGTGGCATTGGCCATTCAAGAACCTGTGCAAGAAATTGTCGTTGCCATTCGTGAAACGTTAGAATCAACACAACCAGAAATCGCCGCCGATGTCATTGACCACGGGATGGTCTTAACGGGTGGTGGTGCTTTCTTACGTGATTTTGATAAGATTATTCAAGAAGCAACCAAAGTGCCAGTCTTAATTGCTAATGAACCACTCGATGCAGTGGCCATTGGCACTGGTGAGGCGTTAAAGTCAATTGATGTGATGCGACAAGGATAA
- the mreD gene encoding rod shape-determining protein MreD has protein sequence MAFWQLTRLRVVFPVLLLFFLFVDGDLMAAMGGIFTAFPWHVLPVLTLIWLFYAIQFDAENEVPIWLYTIIIGVLFDMYYTGIFGTYTVAFLGAVGAMKQLHAYLDERLLSGMTLLLIGLVTYLLITYMAGFIIGIANVSLVSFFLYEVLPTVALNLTIAALGYYPVWSLFQFLR, from the coding sequence ATGGCTTTTTGGCAATTAACACGTTTGCGGGTAGTTTTCCCAGTCTTATTGCTCTTTTTCCTATTTGTAGATGGTGATTTAATGGCTGCCATGGGTGGTATTTTTACCGCTTTTCCATGGCATGTGTTACCAGTACTAACGTTGATTTGGTTGTTTTATGCCATTCAATTTGATGCGGAAAATGAAGTGCCAATTTGGCTATATACCATTATTATTGGGGTGCTCTTTGATATGTATTATACGGGCATCTTTGGGACTTACACGGTAGCCTTTTTAGGGGCTGTTGGGGCCATGAAACAACTACATGCCTATTTGGATGAACGTTTGTTGAGTGGGATGACGTTACTATTGATTGGGTTGGTGACTTATTTGCTCATCACCTATATGGCTGGTTTTATTATTGGGATTGCTAATGTGAGTTTGGTATCGTTTTTCCTTTATGAAGTATTGCCAACGGTAGCCTTGAATCTGACGATTGCGGCATTAGGTTATTATCCAGTCTGGTCCTTATTCCAGTTTTTGAGATAA
- a CDS encoding amino acid ABC transporter substrate-binding protein, with the protein MVSMKKKIIVNTLVGLLFVGVVIWAAMSLSSGAKRTAQNEQQTTQTADWARIKKAKQITIGLDDTFVPMGFRDKEGNIVGFDVDLATAVFKTMGIKVKWQPIDWSMKETELNTGNIDAIWNGYTVIKAREKQVAFSKPYHKATQVLVTLKKNNINRFSDMKDKVLGDQTASSGDEGFNKYPKVLKQYVKDQQVVGYDTFDKAFNDLNAGRIDGLLIDEDYARYYVAHQPNPKDYTVTVGDFPIDQTAVGFRKSDNQLREAVDQTLAAFKKDGRLTQIENKWFSK; encoded by the coding sequence ATGGTAAGTATGAAGAAAAAAATTATTGTCAATACGTTAGTCGGGCTGCTCTTTGTTGGTGTTGTGATTTGGGCGGCGATGAGTTTAAGCAGTGGTGCGAAGCGAACTGCGCAAAATGAACAACAAACCACCCAAACGGCAGACTGGGCACGTATCAAGAAAGCCAAACAAATTACGATTGGGTTGGATGATACATTTGTACCAATGGGTTTCCGTGATAAAGAGGGGAACATTGTTGGGTTTGATGTTGATTTGGCGACGGCAGTCTTTAAAACGATGGGCATTAAAGTCAAATGGCAGCCCATTGATTGGTCGATGAAAGAAACCGAGCTGAATACTGGGAATATCGATGCGATCTGGAATGGCTATACGGTGATCAAAGCACGTGAAAAGCAGGTGGCCTTTTCTAAGCCTTACCACAAGGCGACTCAAGTACTGGTAACGCTTAAGAAAAATAACATTAATCGTTTCTCAGATATGAAGGATAAAGTCTTGGGCGACCAAACGGCTTCTAGTGGTGATGAAGGCTTTAACAAGTATCCAAAGGTCCTTAAGCAATACGTGAAAGACCAGCAGGTGGTTGGGTATGATACCTTTGACAAAGCGTTCAATGATTTGAATGCTGGGCGCATTGATGGGCTGTTAATTGATGAAGATTATGCGCGTTATTACGTTGCCCACCAACCAAATCCAAAGGATTACACTGTGACTGTTGGTGATTTCCCAATTGATCAAACGGCAGTCGGTTTCCGAAAGTCCGATAATCAATTACGAGAAGCAGTCGATCAAACGTTAGCAGCCTTTAAAAAAGATGGGCGCTTAACGCAAATTGAAAATAAATGGTTCTCAAAATAA
- the mreC gene encoding rod shape-determining protein MreC, with protein sequence MRKIFSSRAVVTIIIAFIVIVGLIAGSNWWAKRTNTPPFIQRFSNDLAGGVSRVIAVPTTAIGRTANSIGNLLDTFEENRALKAKIDEFAQDKVRLQTVEEENRELKKQLKLEATLTDFKTVTAVTISRSPTTWQSQLVINKGSKSGLKKGMPVLAGSGIIGRISEVNTTNAKVALISDTGEDANRFAITIKGNKGDVNGIVTDFDRETNQLIMGQVTSDNEIKAGDLVETSGLGGVIPSGLYVGKVAKVTKDDYGLSKRIYIEPAADLGNITTVVVAVSEIGAQ encoded by the coding sequence ATGCGTAAAATTTTTTCATCTCGCGCAGTTGTAACAATTATTATTGCTTTTATTGTCATTGTTGGCTTAATTGCCGGATCAAACTGGTGGGCGAAGCGTACCAATACACCGCCATTTATTCAACGTTTTAGCAATGATTTAGCGGGTGGTGTAAGTCGCGTGATTGCGGTACCGACAACAGCAATTGGTCGGACGGCTAATAGTATTGGGAATCTATTGGATACATTTGAAGAAAATCGCGCTTTAAAGGCTAAAATTGATGAATTTGCACAAGATAAAGTGCGCTTGCAAACTGTTGAGGAAGAAAACCGCGAGCTGAAAAAACAGTTAAAGTTGGAAGCGACCTTAACGGATTTCAAAACGGTTACTGCCGTGACTATTAGTCGGTCACCAACCACTTGGCAATCACAATTAGTAATTAACAAGGGTAGTAAATCTGGCTTGAAAAAGGGTATGCCCGTTTTGGCTGGTTCCGGTATTATTGGCCGTATTAGTGAAGTCAATACAACGAATGCCAAAGTGGCACTGATTTCTGATACTGGGGAAGATGCCAACCGTTTTGCCATTACTATTAAAGGTAATAAAGGGGATGTCAATGGGATTGTGACAGACTTTGATCGCGAAACGAACCAATTAATCATGGGACAAGTCACGTCGGATAATGAAATTAAAGCTGGTGACCTAGTGGAAACATCTGGCTTGGGTGGTGTGATCCCATCTGGTTTGTACGTTGGTAAAGTAGCGAAAGTTACCAAGGATGACTACGGTTTGTCAAAGCGCATTTATATTGAACCGGCGGCTGATTTAGGTAATATCACCACAGTAGTGGTGGCCGTATCAGAGATTGGAGCGCAATAA
- a CDS encoding YiiX/YebB-like N1pC/P60 family cysteine hydrolase, with translation MALQAGDLLFIKNQHEPMDEAIAASTGTYVHVGIAVDDQTVIHASPRYGVAMQDLAQFQAEFGRPDVYRPQVDDVTTVIARAKTYLGQPYNATFYPDGAGLYCSELVEVAFGDLLPFEPQPLRFHDATHDISAYWRAYYDQLGVAVPVGLPGSNPEAMAKSSQLTFLGSL, from the coding sequence ATGGCATTACAAGCTGGGGATTTACTGTTTATCAAAAATCAACATGAACCCATGGATGAAGCCATTGCTGCATCGACGGGAACTTATGTGCATGTTGGCATTGCTGTGGATGACCAGACTGTCATCCATGCGAGTCCGCGCTATGGTGTGGCCATGCAGGATTTGGCGCAATTCCAAGCGGAATTTGGTCGGCCGGATGTTTATCGCCCACAGGTTGATGATGTCACGACGGTCATTGCCCGTGCGAAAACGTATCTTGGGCAACCGTATAACGCTACTTTCTATCCAGATGGTGCGGGACTGTATTGTTCTGAATTGGTTGAAGTTGCCTTTGGTGACCTGTTACCGTTCGAACCGCAGCCGTTACGTTTTCACGATGCTACCCATGATATTTCGGCCTATTGGCGAGCTTATTATGACCAATTAGGTGTGGCGGTACCGGTTGGCCTACCTGGTTCTAATCCAGAGGCGATGGCCAAATCGTCACAATTGACCTTTCTTGGCAGCTTATAA